The following is a genomic window from Chthoniobacterales bacterium.
CATCGCCTGGTTGTTCCCGGTCCTCGCGGTGCTCTTCATTCCGGTGATCCTGAACGCGCCGACGCTTTTCAAATGGATGAAGATCCCGCCGGGCCAGGACGTCCTGCTCGACGGCAAGGCGGCCTATCTGAACCAGCCGTTTTTCTGGGCGCGCGCCGCGTTTTATTTCCTTTTCCTCAGCACGGCGGCTTTCCTTCTGCGCCGCAACTCGGTGCGGCAGGACAAGGACGGCGACCCCCGCTACACGTGGTCCTCGCGCAAGATGGTCTTCCCCATGCTGCCGTTGTTCGCCCTGTCGCTGACTTTCGGGTCGGTGGACTGGCTGATGGGTCTCGACTTCCACTGGTTCTCGACCATGTGGGGCGTTTACATTTTCGCCGGCTCGGCGCTCAGTTCGATGTGCGTGCTGGTGCTGCTTGTCACGGCGTTGCGGAGCGCCGGCTATTTCGAGGGCGTGGTGTCGATCGAGCACTACCACATCATGGGCAAGCTCATGTTGGCCTTCACCGTTTTCTGGGCCTACATCGGCTTCAGCCAATACATGCTCTACTGGTATGCCAACATCCCGGAAGAGACCACGTATTTCCTGCGCCGCAACACGGGGAGTTGGAACACGCTCAACATCATCATGGTGATCGGCCACTTTTTCCTGCCGTTCGTCATCCTGCTTTTCCAGGCGACCAAAAAGAAGCCGCTGCTCCTCTGCGCGGTGGCAACATGGATCCTGCTGATGCACATGCTCGACATATATATCGTCGTGCTGCCGACGTTCCACAAAGCCGGCTTTGCCCCGCACTGGCTCGACTTGGTCAGCCTGCTGGCCATCGGTGCGACGCTGGCCGCGATCTTCATGAAACGTCTCGGTGACACGCCGCTCTGGCCGGTGCGCGATCCGAGGCTGCCAAACTCTTTGCGATTGAAAAACTGATGGATTCCCCATCTTCCAGCCAAGGCGCACCGCGCAAAAAGAGCATCTGGCCGATGTTTGCCGGAGGGCTTGTGCTATTCCTCGTCTTTGCCGGATTGGTGCAGTGGATGCGGGGCGCGAGCGATCGCGCGGCATTCGACGAGGAGGCGATCCGCGCCAAGCAGCGGTATGAAATTCTTGCGAAGGTCAAAGACGACAACGCCAAGCTCACCGCAGGCTATGCATGGGCCGATCAAGCCAAAGGTCTGGTGAGGATCCCGCTGGATCACGCGATGGAACTCGCGGTGAAAAAATTGTCCGCGCAAGGCGATCCGCGTCCCGCCTATCCCGTCGATCCCGCGCTGCCGCTCGGCTCGGCGGTCAAGCCGGGAGGACTTGCCGTTCCGGCCCCGACGCCACCGCCGTTCGAGACACCCGCTGCGCCTTCCGCTCAGCCGGTTCCGCAACCGGCGGAAAAACCTGCGGCCGCCACGGAGGAGGTCGCGCCATGAGCCTTCCGGTTTACATCATGCTGTTCGCCGGGCTTGTTTTTTTCGCCATTGCAACGGTCGCCGCGTTCTCCTGGGCGGCCAAGGCCGGGCAATTCCGCCGGCCCCGTGAGGCCGCGCTTTCGATCTTCGACTCGGCCGAGCCGGTTGGGTTGGCGACCGATGCCTTTGCCGACAAGCGCGACACGCGCCGGCATCGCGCCGCGGGAAGGAGTCTTTCATGAGTGCCACTGTGACCATGCAGCGAGCGGCGTCGGCCAATACAGCCGTGCAGGACCGCCTTGAGCGCGCGCGAATCGATGCCTCGATGAGGCTGCCTGTCGTCCTTTTCTACGGGTCGGCGGTATTGTGGCTTTTGGCCGGCACGGTGTTCGCGCTTCTCGCGTCGTTTAAGATGAACAACCCGCACTTCCTCGATGCGTGGGGCTGGCTCACCTTCGGACGGGTGCGGCCGGCGCACCTGAATGCGGTCGCCTACGGTTGGGCGTCCTCGGCAGGGATCGGGACGGCGCTGTGGCTCATGGCGCGTCTTTGCCGCGTTCCCCTGCAACATGCCAAGCTTCTCATCGGCGCTGCGATTTTTTGGAACATCGGCGTGCTTCTCGGCGTCCTCGGCATCCTTGCGGGCGGGGGACGATCGATCGAATGGCTCGAGTTTCCGAATTACGCGAGCCTCATGCTTTTCGTGGCTTTCGGGCTCATCGCGGTGTGGGCCGTGATCATGTTCCGGTTCCGCCAACCCGGACATGTCTATGTGAGCCAATGGTATTTGCTGGCCGCTTTTCTGTGGTTCCCGTGGCTTTATTCGACGGCGAATCTGCTGCTCGGCTTCGAGCCGGCGCAGGGCGGTGCCCAAGGCGCGGTGAATTGGTGGTATGGCCATAACATTCTCGGGCTCTGGTTCACCCCGATCGGCTTGGCGACCGCCTACTATCTGATTCCGAAAGTGCTCGGACGTCCGATTCACGGCTACTATCTGGCTCTTCTCGGATTCTGGACGCTCGCGCTTTTCTACAGTTGGAACGGCATGCATCACCTTATCGGCGGACCGCTTCCCGCATGGATGGTCAGCGTCAGCGTGGTGACGAGCGTGCTCATGCTTATCCCGGTTGTCACCACGGCGATCAATTTTCACATGACCGTGCGCGGTCACTTCGACGCTCTGAAATGGAGCCCGACGCTGCGGTTCACGGTCTTCGGAGCCGTCTGCTACACGGTGGTGAGCTTGCAGGGCATCCTGATGTCGATTCCCACGCTCAATGTGGTCACGCATTTCACGCACTACACCGTGGGCCACGCGCATCTCGGAATGTATGCGTTCTTCACGATGACGATGTTCGGCGCCATGTATTACATCCTGCCGCGCGTGGTCGGCTGGGAATGGCCTTCGGCGCGGCTTATCCGCTGGCATTTTTGGCTGGTGGCAATCGGCGTGTCCCTGATGGTTGTCGTGTTGACCATAGGTGGCATCCTGCAGGGCATCGCCTTGCTTGATCCGCAAGTCACCTTCATGGCCACTCTCGATTACACCAAGCCGTGGCTGCTGATGCGCAGCGGTTCGGGCATTCTTCTCACCGCCGGGCACATCGTGTTTGCCGTCAGTTTCGCGCTGCTTTTGCTCAAAGCCGGGGCCAAGCGCACCGAGCCGACGAGGTTCGAGACCGGCACCAACCACCAACCCGACATGCTCGCCTCATGAACAGGATGCCGGCCATCATCATCGGGATTTTTCTGACCTTCCTTGCGGCGTGGATCGGTCTGGTTGCCTATCCTTATTTCGCACTCGGGCGCTATCTTCCGGCGACCGACGAAGCGACGGGAGATATCAATCCTCCGCCGCTCTCGGGATTGGCGGTGCAAGGCCAGAAAGTTTACGCTTCCGCGGGATGCGTTTACTGTCATAGCCAGCAGGTGCGGCAGGTCGGCTACGGCTCGGACCTCGCGCGCGGATGGGGCAAGCGTCCGACGGTGGCGCGCGATTACATGAGGGAAAACCCCGCGTTTCTCGGCACCATGCGCACCGGGCCCGACCTCACCAACATCGGCGAGCGTCAACCGACCGAGACGTGGCACCACCAGCACCTTTACCAGCCGACGGTGGTCAGCCCCGGTTCCATCATGCCTTCGTTCCGCTACCTTTACCGGACGCAAAAAATCCAGGGTCAGCGCTCGGCCAATGCCATCGACCTGCTCCCGCCGGACAATCCGCCGGACGGGTATGAAGTTGTGCCCACCGCCGAGGCCGAGGCCCTTGTTTCCTATCTGCTTTCGCTCAACCGCAGTTATCCTTTGCCGGAGGCCCCGGAGCCGACGAAATGAACGACGACCCGAACAAGAATTTTCCGCCTGATTCGTTCGAGGCGCGGCGGGAAAGCGACGACCTCAGCGTGCGCGAGGTGCACGGTGCGATCCTGCGCGAGAAAAACGAACCGAAGGCCGGCTACGAGCCGATCCCCCTGTGGATCATCTCCATTTTCATGGCTCTCGTTTTCTGGGCCGGCGCCTATCTGGCGTTTTTCAGCGGCGGTTTCCAGTCCAACGTTTTTGATCCCACGCAGGTCGCTTGGGCGGGTGGCGGCGCCGGCGCCGCAACGAAAGCCGCGCCCGATCCGATGGTCGTCGGCAAACGTCTTTTCATTGCGAATTGCGTGGCCTGTCACCAGGCGACGGGGCAGGGCATCGCCGGCCAGTTCCCGCCTTTGGTGGATAGCGAGTGGGTGCTGGGCAAAGATTGGCACGGCGACAACCATCTCGTCAGCATCCTCCTGCACGGACTGCAGGGCCCGATCCAAGTCAAAGGCGCGACTTACAACGGCGCCATGCCGCCGTGGAAGCAGTTGTCGGATGACCAGATCGCTTCGATCCTCACTTATATTCGCAACGAATGGGGCAACAGCGCGGCGCCGATCACCGCGGAGCAAGTGGCGAAAGTGCGCGCGGACACGGCAGCCCAAGCCGAGCCCTACACGCAGGCGGCACTCAAGCAGATTCCCGCCGTCAAATTCGAAGCCACTGCCGCGGAACCTCCCGCGGGAGATCAGGCCGCACCGCCGGCGTCAGGATCTTCCGCCACGCCCGCTCCCGGCGCTTGAAATGCCCCGCCCGATGAAAAATATCTCCGTCAAAATCATCTTCTGCGTCGCGTTGGTCGTGCTTTGCGGGGCCGGTGACGCCTTGGCCGCCGTGCGCGAGACCAACCTTTACTGGGCGCCGGAATCCGTGACGGTCGGCGGCAAGAAAGTCGATGTCCTGCTCAACTTCATCTTCTACCTCACCGCCGCGGTCTTCGTGCTGACCCAAGCGGTTTATATTTATTACCTCGTCAAATACCGCAAGCGTCCCGGCGTCAAAGCCCACTACAGCCACGGCAACAACAAGCTCGAGCTGATCTGGACGGCGATCCCCACGGCGATCTTCATCGGTCTCGTCATCTACAGCAACCGGCTTTGGAGCGAGTTGCACAGCACTCCCCCCGAAGATTC
Proteins encoded in this region:
- the coxB gene encoding cytochrome c oxidase subunit II — protein: MTRSLRSSLIFATNGATARRRSPRSKWRKCARTRQPKPSPTRRRHSSRFPPSNSKPLPRNLPREIRPHRRRQDLPPRPLPALEMPRPMKNISVKIIFCVALVVLCGAGDALAAVRETNLYWAPESVTVGGKKVDVLLNFIFYLTAAVFVLTQAVYIYYLVKYRKRPGVKAHYSHGNNKLELIWTAIPTAIFIGLVIYSNRLWSELHSTPPEDSVKVDIVGYQFGWDIRYPGADGKLGKMDVKNYSVENKFGLVADDPAGADDFSSTELVIPVGKPVHLYLHSRDVIHSFYVPEFRLYQAAVPGRTIAWVWFQTTKTGNFQLACSQICGSGHYNMKAPIRVVTQDEYDKWLAGKNAAQAEAVKAAAAARESSRTTASNDNPPAQTGLDNTEEKL
- a CDS encoding cbb3-type cytochrome oxidase assembly protein, with the protein product MSLPVYIMLFAGLVFFAIATVAAFSWAAKAGQFRRPREAALSIFDSAEPVGLATDAFADKRDTRRHRAAGRSLS
- a CDS encoding c-type cytochrome yields the protein MALVFWAGAYLAFFSGGFQSNVFDPTQVAWAGGGAGAATKAAPDPMVVGKRLFIANCVACHQATGQGIAGQFPPLVDSEWVLGKDWHGDNHLVSILLHGLQGPIQVKGATYNGAMPPWKQLSDDQIASILTYIRNEWGNSAAPITAEQVAKVRADTAAQAEPYTQAALKQIPAVKFEATAAEPPAGDQAAPPASGSSATPAPGA
- a CDS encoding c-type cytochrome translates to MNRMPAIIIGIFLTFLAAWIGLVAYPYFALGRYLPATDEATGDINPPPLSGLAVQGQKVYASAGCVYCHSQQVRQVGYGSDLARGWGKRPTVARDYMRENPAFLGTMRTGPDLTNIGERQPTETWHHQHLYQPTVVSPGSIMPSFRYLYRTQKIQGQRSANAIDLLPPDNPPDGYEVVPTAEAEALVSYLLSLNRSYPLPEAPEPTK